Proteins encoded in a region of the Anopheles ziemanni chromosome 2, idAnoZiCoDA_A2_x.2, whole genome shotgun sequence genome:
- the LOC131294329 gene encoding PTB domain-containing adapter protein ced-6, producing MASTLMFWNKQNSNSSQNGNDAKNTKNGRNWLHAPDVLVNGHVAYLVKYLGSTPVEQPKGIEVVKEAIRRLQFTQQMKKAEGGGNVKTKKVEITISVDGVAIQEPRSLTIMHQFPLHKISYCADEKGVKKFFSFIAKTGTGSSTTASISSGDDTTSSNNSTTSTTNGTEDRHECFVFISNKLASDITLTIGQAFDLAYRRYVSDSGKSLESVKLLAQKKQLEHTITAYRQRLRDLSELVSKAELEKLLLRMGLRDICEVPALENGVDGHSTYSSINNNNNNGAVNGSKTPDLGIDVSLPNNDDQLLIETSPKHFAPIVPPRNIQNQINNTLEAFKPTVGTKLEGLLLNSDSDSDFDPRAPDNDTSHTTSSGGGNKISNDLFGFEPPKPTASASLGQQLFGSNNNGHNNGFANGNGPVTNGFSALTSPPPILAPPPAKSAPRRAVPQTNGNSNGSNAYQDLFGSAPFNPQSSDDSTSTLDESSSFGLNDKTYIINKNGVAGTRTTGNATLPPPQAGISPFTREVNVLANNSYKLDSSILSYSECGNAGAHPGVLPFNGGTGAPPSSSSSSIGNTGPAGASTTNTATSTAANLVSKLNPFAAAINAPAILRSNPLAAVQHKTAAYDVFTNPSDKERLTINTGTGSWLDAGSCHGIPPSAGGNESAAANCTVNPHAPAATIASGTNHLNQITITQLADPSGGDPAAASSEALFEDFALSAFNEFKKDLSINSRTVKRQSSLLRDRFHNKPSVTNDVVAQVGKSVADVVIVGDGLNANAAGLRLGGPKMLQPELKTTKNGFFSSDDVLDTFDPLKK from the exons ATGGCGTCGACGCTCATGTTCTGGAACAAGCAGAACTCCAACTCCAGCCAAAACGGAAACGATGCCAAGAACACAAAGAACGGCCGCAACTGGCTACACGCACCGGATGTGCTTGTCAACGGGCACGTCGCCTATCTAGTCAAA TACCTCGGTAGTACTCCTGTGGAGCAGCCTAAGGGCATCGAGGTGGTCAAGGAAGCCATCCGAAGGTTGCAGTTTACGCAGCAGATGAAGAAAGCCGAGGGCGGTGGCAATGTGAAGACGAAGAAGGTGGAAATTACCATCAGTGTAGATGGCGTGGCAATACAG GAACCACGATCGCTGACGATCATGCACCAGTTTCCGCTGCACAAAATTTCCTACTGTGCGGACGAGAAGGGCGTGAAGAAGTTCTTCAGCTTCATCGCCAAAACGGGCACGGGCTCGTCGACGACGGCCTCGATCAGTTCCGGCGACGACACGACCAGCTCGAACaactccaccaccagcaccaccaacgGCACGGAGGATCGGCACGAGTGCTTCGTGTTCATCTCCAACAAGCTGGCCTCGGACATTACCCTGACGATCGGGCAGGCCTTCGATCTGGCCTATAG GCGCTACGTTAGCGACAGCGGTAAGTCGCTCGAGTCGGTCAAACTGCTGGCACAGAAGAAGCAGCTCGAGCACACGATCACCGCCTACCGGCAGCGGCTGCGGGACCTGTCCGAGCTGGTCTCGAAGGCGGAACTggagaagctgctgctgcggatgGGGCTGCGGGACATCTGCGAGGTGCCGGCGCTGGAGAACGGCGTCGACGGGCACAGCACTTACAGCAGtatcaacaataacaacaacaacggcgcTGTTAATGGCAGCAAGACGCCCGACTTGG GAATTGATGTATCGTTACCGAACAATGACGATCAGCTGCTGATCGAAACGTCACCGAAGCACTTCGCTCCGATCGTTCCACCAAGGAACATCCAAAATCAG ATCAACAACACACTGGAGGCGTTCAAGCCAACGGTCGGCACGAAGCTGGAGGGTCTGCTGTTGAACTCGGACTCGGACAGCGATTTTGATCCACGTGCGCCCGACAACGACACCAGCCACACCACGAGCAGCGGCGGTGGAAACAAGATCAGCAACGATTTGTTTGGCTTCGAGCCGCCGAAACCGACGGCCAGCGCCTCGCTGGGCCAACAGCTCTTTGGCAGCAACAACAATGGTCACAATAATGGCTTTGCCAATGGTAACGGGCCCGTCACGAATGGATTCTCCGCCCTGACCAGTCCTCCTCCGATTC TGGCTCCTCCACCAGCAAAGTCCGCGCCACGGAGAGCGGTACCACAGACGAACGGAAATAGCAACGGATCGAATGCATATCAGGATCTTTTCGGGTCGGCACCATTCAATCCGCAAAGCAGTGAT GACTCTACCTCTACACTGGACGAATCGTCCTCCTTCGGGCTAAACGATAAAACGTACATCATCAACAAGAACGGTGTTGCTGGCACCCGGACCACGGGTAACGCCACATTACCGCCACCACAAGCAGGAATAAGTCCCTTTACGCGCGAAGTAAACGTTTTGGCGAACAATTCGTACAAGCTCGACTCTTCGATACTTTCGTACAGCGAGTGTGGCAACGCTGGTGCACATCCTGGTGTATTACCCTTTAACGGTGGTACAGGTGCGCCtccgtcctcctcctcctcctccattgGCAATACCGGACCCGCCGGAGcgtccaccaccaacaccgccaCAAGCACGGCGGCTAATCTGGTCTCAAAATTGAACCCCTTCGCGGCGGCCATCAACGCACCAGCAATACTGCGAAGCAATCCGCTTGCCGCCGTACAGCACAAAACCGCCGCGTACGACGTCTTTACGAACCCGAGTGACAAGGAACGGCTAACCATTAACACCGGTACGGGCTCATGGCTGGACGCCGGATCCTGTCACGGGATACCGCCGTCCGCCGGGGGTAACGAAAGTGCTGCTGCTAACTGTACTGTTAACCCGCACGCACCTGCGGCCACCATTGCATCTGGTACTAACCACCTAAATCAGATCACCATCACCCAGCTCGCCGACCCATCCGGCGGCGATCCGGCTGCCGCTTCCTCCGAGGCACTGTTTGAAGACTTTGCTCTGTCCGCCTTCAACGAGTTCAAGAAGGATCTGAGCATCAACAGTCGCACCGTGAAGCGGCAGTCGTCGTTGCTGCGGGACCGGTTCCATAATAAGCCATCGGTCACTAATGATGTAGTAGCGCAGGTGGGCAAATCTGTTGCTGATGTTGTCATTGTTGGGGACGGGCTCAATGCTAATGCCGCTGGTCTACGCTTGGGTGGGCCTAAAATGCTTCAGCCGGAATTGAAG ACGACCAAGAACGGTTTCTTTAGCTCCGACGATGTACTGGATACGTTCGATCCGCTGAAGAAGTAA
- the LOC131294427 gene encoding homeobox protein unplugged, whose translation MDKLSTVQTTAPLIGAVSRGVTDVKFSRPLPSSSFTIENLIAVKRRRSVASDSSDQPQFTGDREVSLSPVIDPVERGADSPQPFPSGGSLSLAESSTPQQQHQQQYLAAAAAAAAAAAGYSAAMLSFGSFPPLYHPWAPAGRYLSQAANEKLSSFLFHHSNGANNKSHSSESSSFPSIDSQPSPPVPPAPPASHGMPLPASGTGDGRASPRARSGDKFHPQANDAGLLSKVYAAAAYQHQHHQQPRYLGASSPGVPFPGSLEPNLPHPPLAHVAQHRMLPDEPYGTPFDGSRAGGSDSTPTAVPPGGPMVEGGDGGDEDGGDSADGSAYSDDISLSLSPAGCGKSADLGDSDSDACSDDDGTSNSANRHKSGSGTEGSKSRRRRTAFTSEQLLELEREFHAKKYLSLTERSQIATSLKLSEVQVKIWFQNRRAKWKRVKAGLNSHGLGNRSSGGSGTGGSGPTNKIVVPIPVHVNRFAIRSQHQQMEKMNLVGPKAELRKADLGLVETGGFERFGVAKQKQQQQQQQHLQKLPIPPTEAPGSRPNLQPLGVPGDGVPTGGGGNGSVGLTLCSLGSPSHNPLPLPAARALNPKAF comes from the exons ATGGATAAGTTGTCGACCGTACAGACGACGGCGCCGTTGATCGGTGCCGTGTCACGGGGTGTCACGGATGTGAAATTTTCGCGCCCCTTGCCCAGTTCGTCCTTTACGATCGAGAATCTGATCGCCGTCAAGCGAAGGCGTAGTGTGGCCTCGGACAGTTCGGACCAACCGCAGTTCACCGGTGACCGTGAGGTGTCCCTGTCCCCGGTAATCGATCCGGTCGAGCGTGGCGCGGACTCACCACAACCGTTCCCCTCCGGAGGATCCCTGTCCCTGGCGGAGTCCTCCAccccacagcagcagcaccaacaacagtacctggcggcggcggcggcggctgcagcggcagcggcaggATACAGTGCCGCCATGCTGTCGTTCGGTTCGTTCCCCCCGCTGTACCACCCGTGGGCCCCCGCTGGCCGCTATCTGTCGCAGGCGGCGAACGAGAAATTATCGTCCTTTTTGTTTCACCACTCGAACGGTGCCAATAATAAATCGCACTCGAGTGAGTCCTCGAGTTTCCCATCGATCGACTCCCAGCCTTCGCCCCCGGTGCCGCCCGCTCCACCAGCCTCTCACGGCATGCCGTTGCCAGCGTCGGGGACGGGAGACGGAAGGGCGAGTCCTCGGGCCAGAAGTGGCGATAAATTTCACCCCCAAGCCAACGACGCCGGCCTCCTGTCGAAGGTTTACGCGGCCGCGGCCtatcaacaccaacaccatcagCAGCCGCGCTACCTTGGTGCCTCGTCCCCGGGCGTGCCGTTCCCGGGGTCACTGGAACCGAACCTGCCACACCCGCCACTGGCGCACGTCGCCCAGCATCGGATGCTGCCGGATGAACCTTACGGTACGCCGTTCGATGGTTCGCGGGCTGGCGGAAGTGACAGCACGCCGACGGCGGTACCCCCCGGTGGGCCAATGGTGGAGGGTGGCGATGGTGGCGACGAGGACGGTGGGGACAGTGCGGACGGGTCGGCGTACAGTGACGACATTAGTCTGTCACTTTCACCGGCCGGATGTGGCAAAAGTGCCG ATCTTGGAGATTCCGACTCGGACGCCTGTTCGGATGACGACGGCACGTCAAACTCGGCCAACCGGCACAAGTCCGGCAGTGGAACCGAGGGTTCCAAATCTCGTCGTCGCCGGACCGCCTTCACCTCGGAGCAGCTGCTCGAGCTCGAGCGCGAGTTTCATGCCAAAAAGTATCTCAGCCTTACAGAGCGCAGCCAGATAGCGACGAGTTTGAAGCTGAGTGAAGTTCAA GTGAAGATTTGGTTCCAGAATCGTCGGGCCAAGTGGAAGCGCGTCAAGGCTGGTCTCAACTCGCACGGCCTCGGGAACCGTAGCTCGGGAGGATCCGGTACCGGCGGATCGGGACCAACGAACAAGATCGTCGTACCGATTCCGGTGCACGTGAATCGCTTCGCCATCCGCTCCCAGCATCAGCAGATGGAGAAGATGAACCTGGTCGGACCGAAGGCGGAACTGCGGAAGGCCGACCTGGGCCTCGTCGAGACCGGAGGTTTCGAGCGATTTGGAGTGGCCAAACagaagcaacagcagcagcagcagcagcaccttcAAAAGCTGCCAATCCCTCCAACGGAAGCGCCGGGATCTCGGCCGAATCTGCAACCCCTGGGAGTGCCCGGCGATGGCGTACCtacgggtggtggtgggaacGGGTCGGTGGGGTTAACACTGTGCTCTCTGGGCAGTCCTTCCCACAATCCTCTTCCTCTACCGGCCGCTCGTGCACTCAATCCAAAGGCATTCTAA